The genome window ACCGTGGTCCACGAGGCGGCCCATGCCTTTATTGCCAAGGAACTGGGCGACTCCACCGCCTATCACGGCGGGCAGGTCAGTCTCAATCCCCGGCCCCATATCAAGCGGGAATTCATCGGCATGGTGGTGGTGCCGATCCTCTCCTTTGTCATGGGCGGCTGGATGTTCGGCTGGGCCAGCACCCCATACGATCCGGCCTGGGCTCGACGATATCCCCGGCGCTCGGCCTGGATGTCCCTGGCCGGACCCATGGCCAACTTCGGCCTGGTGCTGCTGGCCGGCAGCCTGATCAAGGCCGGCCAACTGGCCCGGGTCTTTCAGCCGCCGGACCGGTTCACCTTTTCCCAGATAGCCATGGCAGCGGACCCCGGCTTCTTCACTATCCCGGCCGCTCTGCTTTCCATCTTCTTTTCGTTGAACCTGATCCTCTTTGTCTTCAATCTGATCCCGGTCCCGCCCCTGGACGGCAGCGGCGCGGTTCCCCTGTTGCTCAACGACCGGCGGGCCCATGCTTTTCAGGACTTCATCCGCCGGCCGCTGTT of Desulfobacterales bacterium contains these proteins:
- a CDS encoding site-2 protease family protein — translated: MSMSTLTNGFLWYFAFLFSTVVHEAAHAFIAKELGDSTAYHGGQVSLNPRPHIKREFIGMVVVPILSFVMGGWMFGWASTPYDPAWARRYPRRSAWMSLAGPMANFGLVLLAGSLIKAGQLARVFQPPDRFTFSQIAMAADPGFFTIPAALLSIFFSLNLILFVFNLIPVPPLDGSGAVPLLLNDRRAHAFQDFIRRPLFMIIGILLAWKFFGYIFGPVFRLAITLLYPELYF